In Vibrio celticus, one genomic interval encodes:
- the torD gene encoding molecular chaperone TorD, which produces MKDTKAFNEQRAEIYWWLSSLFAKELTQEELDHYHSVEIRSFLTGLGENETLKPAIDKLVDALNRLQTREDAQLELSADFCDLFLKTDKHGALPYASMYIGETGLLNDKPAKDMEEIMAKHNLVVNQDLKEPADHIAIELDFLGNLIIRSNETDIEEELENSFAVQQQFIEQQLLTWVPKFNVKCHDVDEFGFYASVSSLLLAFCQLDTQYLAGE; this is translated from the coding sequence ATGAAAGATACGAAAGCGTTCAACGAGCAAAGAGCAGAAATATACTGGTGGCTATCAAGCTTATTTGCCAAAGAGCTCACTCAAGAAGAACTCGATCACTACCACTCTGTTGAAATTCGTTCTTTCCTAACTGGTTTAGGCGAAAATGAGACACTAAAGCCAGCGATTGATAAGTTAGTGGATGCGCTGAACCGCCTACAAACACGTGAAGATGCTCAGCTAGAACTGTCTGCAGACTTTTGCGACCTATTCTTAAAGACAGATAAACACGGCGCTCTTCCTTACGCTTCAATGTATATCGGCGAAACTGGCCTCTTGAATGATAAGCCAGCAAAAGATATGGAAGAGATCATGGCTAAACACAACTTAGTCGTGAACCAAGATCTAAAAGAGCCAGCAGACCACATTGCTATTGAACTCGATTTCCTTGGTAACTTAATCATTCGTTCAAACGAAACGGATATTGAAGAAGAGCTAGAGAATTCATTTGCCGTTCAACAGCAGTTTATCGAACAACAATTGCTGACTTGGGTACCAAAGTTCAACGTGAAATGTCATGACGTTGATGAATTCGGTTTCTACGCCTCCGTCTCATCTTTGCTACTCGCATTCTGTCAATTAGACACTCAATATTTAGCCGGTGAATAG
- the purR gene encoding HTH-type transcriptional repressor PurR translates to MATIKDVARLAGVSTTTVSHVINKTRFVAEATQEKVNKAVDELNYAPSAVARSLKCNTTRTIGMLVTQSTNLFFSEVIDGVESYCYRQGYTLILCNTGGIYEKQRDYIRMLAEKRVDGILVMCSDLTEELREMLDRHADIPKVIMDWGPESSQADKIIDNSEEGGYLATKYLIERGHSKIACLSGHLDKAACVERIAGYKRALNEAKISADENMIIEGNFECDTAVLAAEQIVEMEDRPTAVFCFNDTMALGLMSRLQEKGIRIPEDISVIGYDNIELAEYFSPPLTTVHQPKRRVGKNAFEILLERIKDKDHEKRVFEMHPEIVERSTVKTLN, encoded by the coding sequence ATGGCCACTATAAAAGATGTCGCTCGCTTAGCCGGCGTATCAACAACAACCGTTTCTCACGTAATTAATAAAACTCGCTTTGTTGCAGAAGCAACTCAAGAAAAAGTAAACAAAGCCGTAGATGAACTGAACTATGCACCAAGTGCTGTTGCTCGTAGCTTGAAATGTAATACAACACGCACTATTGGCATGCTAGTGACTCAATCAACTAACCTATTCTTCTCTGAAGTTATCGATGGTGTTGAAAGCTACTGCTACCGTCAAGGTTACACTTTGATCCTGTGTAATACGGGCGGCATCTATGAGAAGCAACGTGACTACATTCGAATGCTTGCAGAGAAACGTGTAGATGGCATCTTAGTTATGTGTTCTGACCTAACTGAAGAACTAAGAGAGATGTTAGACCGTCACGCTGACATCCCTAAAGTTATCATGGACTGGGGTCCAGAGAGCTCTCAGGCTGATAAGATCATCGATAACTCAGAAGAAGGTGGCTACCTAGCGACCAAATACCTTATTGAACGCGGTCACTCTAAGATTGCATGTTTAAGTGGCCACTTAGACAAAGCAGCATGTGTTGAACGTATTGCCGGTTACAAGCGCGCACTCAACGAAGCAAAGATTTCTGCTGATGAAAATATGATCATCGAAGGCAACTTTGAGTGTGATACGGCTGTTCTTGCTGCAGAACAAATCGTTGAGATGGAAGATCGTCCAACGGCAGTATTCTGCTTTAACGACACAATGGCACTCGGCTTAATGAGCCGACTGCAAGAAAAAGGCATCCGCATTCCTGAAGATATCTCAGTGATCGGTTACGACAACATCGAACTCGCTGAATACTTCTCTCCGCCGTTAACGACAGTTCACCAACCAAAACGTCGTGTTGGTAAGAATGCATTCGAAATTCTATTGGAGCGCATCAAAGACAAAGACCACGAAAAACGCGTCTTCGAAATGCACCCTGAAATTGTTGAACGAAGTACAGTTAAGACGTTAAATTAA
- a CDS encoding TfoX/Sxy family DNA transformation protein, with amino-acid sequence MDKPILKDSMKLFESLGKIKSRSMFGGFGLFADDTMFALVVNDQLHIRADKGTTKQFEQQGFQPYVYKKRGFPVVTKYFALPEGLWQDQEKILQLATTSLGFAKEEKAEQSSAKPTRLKDLPNLRLATERMLKKAGIDSVERLYESGSVNAFNAIKESHASSVSIELLWALEGAINGTHWSVIPQQRREELINRVN; translated from the coding sequence ATGGATAAACCGATACTAAAGGACTCGATGAAGTTATTTGAGTCCCTAGGAAAAATAAAATCACGCTCAATGTTTGGTGGCTTCGGTCTTTTTGCTGATGACACTATGTTTGCTCTGGTTGTAAATGACCAGTTGCACATACGCGCAGACAAAGGCACAACGAAACAATTCGAACAACAAGGGTTTCAACCATACGTCTACAAAAAACGTGGTTTCCCTGTCGTTACTAAATATTTCGCTTTACCTGAAGGCCTCTGGCAAGATCAAGAGAAAATCTTGCAGCTTGCAACCACGTCTCTAGGTTTTGCTAAAGAAGAAAAAGCTGAGCAGTCTTCTGCCAAGCCGACCCGACTCAAGGATCTGCCTAATCTTCGACTCGCTACCGAGCGTATGTTGAAAAAGGCAGGGATCGATTCTGTAGAACGTTTATATGAATCTGGCTCTGTAAACGCATTTAACGCCATCAAAGAATCGCATGCGTCTTCTGTCAGTATTGAACTACTTTGGGCGCTAGAAGGCGCGATCAATGGAACACATTGGTCTGTTATACCTCAGCAGCGTCGTGAAGAGCTTATCAATCGCGTCAATTAA
- a CDS encoding IS3 family transposase yields the protein MEQEKPSNKEKAVIALTLKGKYPLKHLLQTLQLAKSVFYYQAQTSKRPNSYERELRLIKSIYHEHKGRYGYRRIHLELKNQGVALNHKTVQRLMAQLNLKSTVRIKKYRSYRGESGTAAPNVLERDFSATQPDEKWVTDVTEFKVKEQKVYLSPVVDLFTQEVVAYRVAKNACLPLVTDMLTEAISTLKPNSKPIIHSDQGWQYRHRQYQKKVAESGLTQSMSRKGNCLDNAVAENFFALLKTEMYHNQSFEDADALIEQIKEYIEYYNTKRIKVKLKGLTPIEYRTQALKAA from the coding sequence TTGGAGCAGGAAAAACCGTCGAACAAAGAAAAAGCGGTCATAGCTCTAACTCTTAAAGGCAAGTACCCGTTGAAGCACTTACTGCAGACTCTACAGCTGGCAAAAAGTGTCTTTTATTATCAGGCTCAAACGAGCAAGCGCCCAAATAGCTACGAACGTGAGCTGCGGTTGATAAAGTCAATTTATCATGAACATAAGGGCCGATACGGTTATCGTCGTATTCATTTAGAACTAAAAAATCAGGGGGTCGCGCTTAATCACAAAACGGTTCAAAGGCTTATGGCTCAGCTCAACCTTAAATCGACGGTCAGGATTAAAAAGTACCGTTCATACCGAGGAGAGTCTGGAACAGCTGCTCCCAACGTGCTTGAAAGAGATTTTAGTGCGACTCAACCCGATGAAAAGTGGGTAACTGATGTCACGGAGTTCAAAGTCAAAGAGCAGAAAGTATACTTGTCTCCAGTTGTCGACTTGTTTACTCAGGAAGTGGTAGCTTATAGAGTGGCCAAAAATGCCTGCTTGCCGCTTGTCACGGATATGCTGACGGAGGCTATATCAACGCTTAAACCCAACTCAAAGCCAATTATACACAGCGATCAAGGTTGGCAATATCGCCATCGACAGTATCAGAAAAAGGTAGCGGAGAGTGGGTTAACGCAAAGCATGTCGAGAAAAGGTAACTGCTTGGATAATGCTGTTGCTGAAAACTTTTTTGCTTTACTCAAAACCGAGATGTATCACAACCAAAGCTTTGAAGATGCAGATGCTCTGATAGAGCAAATTAAAGAATACATCGAGTACTACAATACCAAACGTATAAAAGTGAAACTAAAAGGCCTGACTCCGATAGAATATCGAACTCAGGCCTTGAAAGCCGCTTAA
- a CDS encoding transposase, which produces MSKYSRELKCIIAKQYLDGTSSLYLAKQYSISSRQIRYWAQVFAIHGTDSFLPTKHAATAQTKRKALNLMWTNEWSLTHTSAVLNLSSLGYSLSGSNDLMSSVSRGSKCARKEDPQ; this is translated from the coding sequence ATGTCCAAATATAGCCGAGAGCTAAAATGTATCATTGCTAAGCAATACTTAGATGGCACGTCATCTCTCTACTTAGCAAAACAATATTCAATTTCTTCAAGGCAGATACGGTATTGGGCTCAAGTCTTTGCCATCCATGGTACTGATTCATTTTTACCAACTAAGCATGCCGCGACTGCTCAAACAAAACGAAAAGCATTGAATTTAATGTGGACGAATGAATGGTCTCTCACGCACACTAGCGCAGTATTAAACCTCTCATCCCTGGGATACTCTCTGTCTGGCTCAAACGATTTAATGAGCTCGGTATCAAGGGGCTCAAAATGCGCCAGAAAGGAAGACCCTCAATGA